A genomic segment from Phragmites australis chromosome 6, lpPhrAust1.1, whole genome shotgun sequence encodes:
- the LOC133922821 gene encoding pentatricopeptide repeat-containing protein At2g01860, producing the protein MSQIKAAPSLMSRPLPAPPVVCPALVNVRVRGLWSHGHFPSRSRISCTELSSGGSGKDLGASEYSDQACDENAAAGDDEGDSLGWSKDEIDAISALFDRPMRQKPLKPPNPAKQRALPLPLPHKTRLPVAPAPKQHLRLAARAALSSRASFSDQVRKNPEALVGIAREIATLPPERDVSAVLDRWARFLRKGSLSMTIRELGHMGLPERALQTLCWAQRQTVVPLFPDDRILASTIQVLARFGQLKVESALEQCVPTASRTVLEAMASGFIRDGKLGLARKLLELAKINQRTLHPSIYVKLMLEAARTPEGYGLAAALVDELGESPDLDLRPQDCTAVMKVCVKLRRYAAVESLFSWFRDSGGSPTVVMYTTVVHSRCRDGRHREALALVWDMEQAGCLLDLPAYRVIVKLCVVLRDQERALWYLSRLKEAGFVPTGDMYRNVIEGYAAEGRLAKCRQLIREAESAGVKLDRRLLSRLPESSDGRSS; encoded by the coding sequence ATGTCCCAAATAAAGGCCGCCCCTTCTCTGATGAGCCGGCCCCTCCCCGCACCGCCCGTCGTTTGCCCGGCATTGGTGAACGTGAGAGTCCGGGGGCTATGGAGTCATGGTCATTTCCCCTCAAGGTCTCGTATTTCTTGCACAGAGTTATCAAGTGGAGGTTCTGGCAAGGACTTGGGGGCGTCAGAGTACAGTGACCAGGCGTGTGACGAGAATGCTGCTGCCGGGGatgatgagggagacagtctaGGATGGAGCAAAGATGAGATTGATGCCATCTCGGCGCTCTTCGACCGGCCAATGCGTCAGAAGCCCCTGAAGCCGCCAAACCCGGCGAAGCAGCGGGCGctcccgctgccgctgccgcacAAGACGAGGCTGCCCGTCGCGCCGGCACCGAAGCAGCACCTCCGGCTTGCAGCAAGAGCGGCGCTCTCCTCGCGCGCTTCCTTCAGCGACCAGGTGCGCAAGAACCCAGAGGCCCTCGTCGGGATTGCTCGGGAGATCGCCACGCTTCCCCCAGAGCGCGACGTCTCCGCGGTGCTCGACCGGTGGGCAAGGTTCCTCCGGAAGGGCTCCTTATCGATGACCATCCGTGAGCTCGGGCACATGGGACTCCCCGAGCGCGCGCTCCAGACGTTGTGCTGGGCTCAGAGGCAGACGGTCGTGCCATTGTTTCCCGACGACCGGATTCTCGCGTCCACCATCCAAGTTTTGGCGCGCTTTGGCCAGCTGAAGGTGGAGTCTGCTCTGGAACAGTGCGTCCCCACGGCGAGCCGTACTGTTCTTGAAGCCATGGCGAGCGGGTTCATCAGGGATGGGAAACTAGGACTTGCGCGCAAACTACTCGAGCTCGCAAAGATCAATCAGAGGACGCTGCACCCAAGCATCTATGTGAAGCTGATGTTGGAAGCCGCCCGGACGCCTGAAGGCTACGGACTCGCCGCCGCGCTGGTCGACGAGCTCGGCGAGAGTCCAGACTTGGACCTGCGTCCGCAGGACTGCACGGCTGTTATGAAGGTCTGCGTAAAGCTCAGGCGGTACGCGGCCGTGGAGAGCCTGTTCAGCTGGTTCAGGGATTCCGGCGGGAGCCCCACCGTGGTGATGTACACGACGGTGGTCCACAGCCGCTGCCGCGACGGGAGGCACCGCGAGGCTTTGGCCCTGGTGTGGGATATGGAGCAGGCCGGTTGCCTCCTTGACCTGCCAGCGTACCGGGTCATTGTCAAGCTGTGCGTGGTGTTGCGCgaccaggagagggcgctctggTACTTGTCGAGGTTGAAGGAGGCTGGCTTTGTCCCGACCGGCGACATGTACCGCAATGTGATCGAAGGTTATGCGGCGGAGGGGAGGCTGGCCAAGTGCCGGCAGCTGATCAGAGAGGCCGAGTCGGCCGGTGTGAAGTTGGACAGGAGGCTGCTTTCACGCTTGCCTGAAAGTAGCGATGGCCGTTCTTCTTGA
- the LOC133922822 gene encoding protein trichome birefringence-like 12 has protein sequence MPRLRLPLLLLLPVTLTTFLLLLPSSPRPAPSPPQPLPCGAAPSDAAAGRWVPTPEPAPPPLYSPSCPFHRNAWNCLRNGRPALAPLSWAPNRCGGAVVPRIDAAGFLAAARGRRVGLVGDSLSENLLVALLCALRSADDGARKWKRRGAWRGGYFPREDVVVAYHRAVLLAKYTWQPVENSKELQKDGIKGTYRVDVDIPADEWVNITKFYDVLIFNTGHWWGPDKFPKETPLVFFRGGKPIEPPLGIYDGLKVVLKSMASYIEREVPRTTLKLWRAQSPRHFYGGDWNHNGSCVFDRLLEEHEFDSWFDPRNGGVNKEARLVNYVIQEALIGTDIQLLNLTYMSEFRADAHPAIWLGKKDAVAVWGQDCMHWCLPGVPDTWVDILAAQILHYLNQGKG, from the exons ATGCCGCGTCTCCGCCTccctctgctgctcctcctccccgtaaccctcaccaccttcctcctcctcttgccatCCTCCCCCCGCCCGGccccgtccccgccgcagccgcTCCCTTGCGGCGCCGCGCCCTCCGACGCGGCCGCCGGTCGCTGGGTCCCCACCCCGgagccagcgccgccgccgctctacTCCCCGTCCTGCCCCTTCCACCGCAACGCCTGGAACTGCCTCCGCAACGGCCGCCCCGCGCTCGCGCCGCTCTCCTGGGCGCCCAACCGCTGCGGCGGCGCCGTCGTCCCGAGGATCGACGCCGCGGGGTTCCTGGCTGCGGCCAGGGGCCGCCGGGTCGGACTCGTGGGGGACTCGCTATCCGAGAACCTCCTCGTCGCGCTGCTTTGCGCGCTCCGGTCGGCCGACGACGGCGCACGCAAGTGGAAGCGGCGTGGCGCCTGGCGCGGTGGGTACTTCCCCAGGGAGGACGTCGTCGTCGCGTACCACCGCGCCGTGCTGCTCGCCAAGTACAC GTGGCAGCCTGTAGAGAATTCGAAAGAACTTCAGAAGGATGGAATAAAAGGAACTTATAGAGTGGACGTTGACATTCCCGCTGATGAGTGGGTAAATATCACTAAGTTCTATGATGTGCTCATTTTCAACACAGGACACTG GTGGGGTCCAGATAAATTCCCAAAGGAgactccccttgttttcttcAGAGGAGGAAAGCCGATTGAACCTCCACTTGGCATATATGACGGACTGAAAGTAGTCCTCAAAAGTATGGCCTCTTACATTGAAAGGGAGGTTCCAAGAACAACCCTGAAGCTGTGGCGCGCGCAGTCACCTAGGCACTTCTATGGAGGCGACTGGAATCACAACGGCAGCTGTGTGTTTGATAGGCTTCTCGAAGAACATGAG TTCGATTCTTGGTTTGATCCCCGGAATGGGGGAGTGAACAAAGAAGCGAGGCTGGTGAATTATGTGATTCAGGAAGCCCTAATTGGCACAGATATCCAGTTGCTCAACCTGACGTACATGAGCGAGTTCCGTGCTGATGCCCATCCTGCTATCTGGCTTGGCAAGAAGGACGCGGTGGCTGTCTGGGGGCAGGACTGCATGCATTGGTGCCTGCCTGGCGTGCCGGACACATGGGTCGACATCCTGGCTGCACAGATCTTGCATTACTTGAATCAGGGAAAAGGTTGA